The Elgaria multicarinata webbii isolate HBS135686 ecotype San Diego chromosome 4, rElgMul1.1.pri, whole genome shotgun sequence genome contains a region encoding:
- the C4H1orf115 gene encoding required for drug-induced death protein 1, with protein MTVGGTLRAERPRRRGPADDKIAILEGEEEEEKLQQQRATLEGEDGPGWPSKKVAFAFLPDNYQPLGWGGEAAQEAERKSKKRRRKLKKYGKNVGKALRKGCHFLVLGLQGLANAYSSPFGVAVSVVTTFR; from the exons ATGACCGTGGGGGGCACTCTGAGAGCCGAGCGCCCCCGGCGGCGGGGGCCTGCGGACGACAAGATCGCTATCCtcgagggggaggaagaggaggaaaagctgCAGCAGCAACGAGCTACCCTCGAAGGGGAGGACGGGCCCGGCTGGCCCTCCAAAAAAGTCGCCTTCGCCTTCCTCCCGGACAACTACCAACCCCTAGGCTGGGGCGGAGAGGCGGCGCAGGAAGCCGAGCGCAAAAGCAAAAAACGCCGGAGGAAGCTCAAGAAATACGGCAAG AATGTGGGCAAAGCGCTGCGAAAAGGATGCCATTTCCTGGTGCTCGGCCTGCAGGGTCTGGCCAACGCCTACTCGTCACCATTCGGAGTGGCTGTTTCGGTAGTGACAACATTTCGTTAG